ctgtttatgtataaataaaaaatatattaaatcaataaataatacatgatcTTTGAAATCTGGATgcaaataatatgattaactaaaataacagGTCGCATAATGCTGTGGGTGATATTCGCTGCTCTCATGGCGCTGTATGCAGCATATGCTGCGCATATCGTGGTGCTTCTACAGGCTCCATCTTCATCTATACGGACGTTGGAGCAATTGGAACAATCTGGAATGACCCTTGGCGCCATTGATACGGATTATAACCGCTTCGTATTCAGGGTTATGAttcgttaataaaatattgattgttttaaatatatttataatttatatattttaaaatatgcaaatatgtATGATTTATACTACAAACACCTTTGACcgctccttggtacagtgattaacgcgtgagcgtagaaccgagggtcctgggttcaattttcggtggggacgcacaaaaaaaaaatatgtctcggtctagcaggacacagaaggctgatcacctacttgtccttaaagaaaaatcgatcagtgaaacagatgtacatcatctgccccatacaccactaggggacacgggacttcacttatacTACAAACACCCGTATCGGTTAGATCACTTTATAGCAATAAGACCGACTTTCGGGCACTCgtaattttattctgtttttattatgttatatctttaaatattttgggATTGTACAATAAACTGAAATGAACAATCAAACGCCGTACAGATACGGCTTATTATCAATGTACCTATATCTTATAGTCACATGCATACTGagcaatttatttgcatttttgcaGATGTTCAAAGATCCAGTTAAACAAGCGATATTCAAAAAGGTTGAACCAGCTAAGGGAAAATCGCATTATTATAGTCTCAATGAGGGTGTAAAAAAGATTAGACAAGTAAGAATTATCGAAATCTTATCTTTTTGTTGAAAAACCACGGAGgtttagaaacaaaaaagacAGACGAATGGCGAACTTCTGTCGTTTTTTGGGAAtatcgttaaaataaaagaaaataatatattgtgtactACTGTGAAACCCATCgagcaatatattttttattctttacccgctatgtgtaaaaaaatgtaaaatgtaaaattttatacattgaaGATAGGTATTTAGAAGGAAAGAAAGTTTAAGTACCCATACTACATgtatgctattttttattgtttgccattattacttaattcaaattaatattttatttgcagcTTACAAAACGCTTCTTTTTCGtggttttgtttaaaatatatatatgttgtaTATCAAGCTCATTTTTTAGGGACTCTTCGCATACCATTCCATCCTTGAACCAGTCTACAGGCGCGTAGAAGAAACTTTTTTGGAAACCGAGAAATGCGATCTCATGGAGATTGATTATATGAATGCACGCCATCCCTTTGtaccaatttataaaaactcacCTTATTTAGAACTTCTCAGAGTCGCGTTGGTATCTATTTATGccataatttgtgtttttgtttgaaattttagaaattCCCGCCTTACTTAActaatattcttttaaacaattaaccTGCTTGAATACAaaactttttgaaattattttttttttttgtcattttatacTGTTACAAGTTAAAAAAACCGATGTAGATAACactgtattataaaatgttttatttcagattaAAGCGCATACGAGAGTCTGGTATTCAATCTGCACTACATCGCCGTTTACAAGTACCGAAACCAAAGTGTTCCGATAAAATTTCATCGTTTAGTAGTGTTGGCCTTTTAAACCTGCGGCCCGtgttgtgttttatgttatatggCATAGTGTTATCCATTTTTATCGCTGTCCTTGAAAATATCATACATAAATTGTTAGTAATTTTTAGCTGATGACTAAACgtttggaattttttttttcaagctCATTACTTaatagacatatttttatacttgacatttacataaaatcaaGACATTTCCTAAATTCTGaggtgtatttaattttttagggCCTGGCACGGACGTCAgaagattattattacacgCTAAGTTGAATTTGAGTAATGAGTATGAACCCACATCAACAGTAACAGCTCGAATAATACTATTTagtaactaattttaaatggtttcatagtatttaatataaagtccCAAGTActtcagaataaaaaaaataccaaactatagacttttatttatttggtttcatttatattaagctGTACTACTGAGTTATTTAAACTAACCCAAAGTAACAATAGGAAATTGCAATAAAGTTATGAAAgcgacaaaaaaataaattatgtacgtataattttaattaaatagtatctCAGAATTTAgatcgaataaaaataatcatgaaaaaatgtttttaggCACTTTACTtcgttttttaacaatttcctttTGAGATCTTAATGTGGTCGCTTTTCGAGGTGCTTCTCCTTTTCTATGTCTACCAGAGCGTTTTCCCGCTAAGCCAGTTTTAGGGCTTGatggtaatttatttacaaatggaTGTGTATCTTTTGGCGGCTTTCCTCCATATTTTTGACCTGAGAAGCTTTTCGCTTGTATTTTAGTTCCAGTTAGAGGTTGTATCAGACTTTTCCTCTTAGTTTTAAATGGCATTTCTGTGTTAAAGTGGTCATCAGGTTGAATCGCCGTCGTTTGTTTTACTGGtgatctttttatattatcttgatGCTTAAATTCAGAATTCAACATACCGCCAGAAAGATTAGCGACCATAACACGAAGCTCTGTTAACGTGTGCCCATGAAAATTAACGTCATCTTGTAATTtatccaattttttttcaaagtgCTTAAAGGACGACATTATTCGTTGCAATGTATCTAATGGACGAGTACGTTGAAGGGACatcttgtataaaataataaaactattaaagtacagaaaatttttaaattttctagcggttttaaaataaatcaattgccAGTCTATCACATctttgtgtaataaaaaacgtcacgaatgacatttatttattcttctcACATCTTTATTTCTAGCCTGAAAAATATAGGTTATTAGATCTACCTAGaatggaaattttaaaaagctggttaaaaattaattacctttaataattttctgaaCATAACATACAcgtcaaatgtaaaaaattttgGAACTGTCAGATTGTTTCAATAACTTCCAGTGTCAACGTCAACAATACGACAACATGGGTGATCCGGTTGTTGCTGgtgtagaaaatattaaaattaacgataAGGCAggaaattaaacttatttttagtttatgtaTAGTGCTATTTGTTTATCGTAATAGAGTGATGTTAAGCATAATAAGTTTTCGTAGAGCCTTCGTGGTCCGCTTCAAAGGAGGCTACGCCACATGGGTTCGTAGGATTTAGTCACGaatataatgtgaaaatatacatagaattAGAGTACGACCCTATTAACATATGCGTAGAACCGATTCCTAGAGCAATTGTTACACCACTgcattgaatttaaaacaaattcattcCATTCACTTGTTGTCgtcatcattaaaaaataaccctTCGGGCTTTGTTATATGATTTATTCCATACTATATAACAGCCAATTACATCTCACACCTTTATAGACACTTTCATAATAGTTATATTGAAgtgttttaattgatttcataTAGAATAAAACTATACCGCTAATATTATGCATTCTAAGCGTAACTTGCGTCATCAATTTCAGTCCAAAGCGAAGGCcatgaaagaaaagaaaaagaaagaagaGGCAGGCACTGGTGTATCTGAACTGAATCCGTGGCCAGAATATATACAGAAGCGTCTGGATCTCTGGGACAAATACAAAGCTCAATATGATGAGGAACTTGCTTCAAAACCTGATGTTAGTGTAGTTGTCACTTTGCCAGATGGGAAGACTGTGGAAGCAAAAGCATGGAAAACTACCCCATATGATGTGGCTAAGGGAATTAGGTAAGGTTCAAATTAATAGTGAGGTAGTGTTTTGACAACATTGTTGCTAATGtctttagttaaaaaataaaaattgtaataatctGTGGCcctcattaaaatttacataagactaaaaaatatgtttataaaaggtttagcaataaaacaatccattattatttgggaaataatttgtgtgttggaaaattaatatgtaaatagatcTAGTAAATTCTGAACTATCACATTGTAACATATAGTCTACCCCAGTTTCCCATTTACTACAAACAAAGCCTAAAACTCTCAAAAACCATGTATATAGCCAACAgttgaagatatttttaaactgttcAACTAGTTTTTTTCTTCTGTTAGATTTTATGCAAGTATTATACCTTTAGAAATTACcacttaatgtattttaaacgcgacttattcattataatatctcCCTGTGACCATACTCCCTGTAAAGTGTTTGGAACTtcagattaataatataatgaataaatcgcgtttaaaatctgttaaaaagtgtttaactTCTAAATGTTCAAGCAGTGTTTATTCAGAGTAAACAAGCAAACTCCACAATACTTAATCAAATAAgtgtgttttcatttaaaattttggttCCCTACTCAAATTATCACcaaaacataataacaatatagttttattttaatcatattctTAAACTGGATATTCGCAACATGTTGTTTAAGACAATTTACTTGATTGGCTAAGCTATTATTTGTTTCCCTCACTTTGCCctagtttatttgtaacagTCACATTTTGCTCTCAACCTACTATTAATGATGTTCTCACATATATGTGTCCTTAaattttcacttatttatGCTATGGCTAAATAAGGGTGcaatgcaaatatattatttacctgcATGGCCGCAGTTCCATTCGCTATTTTTACTTGAGGCAACATTTTGAAAGCTATTTTGCTGTACTTCaccattaaaatcatttttattggcatcatttaaaaaatattttccaccTTATTTGCTCTCAAGCGAGTTTTGGAGTGAATTGTAAGTATTTTGGTACATGTTTGTCATTTTAAACGTATTTGATAATTAGGGATATTAAAGAATATGTTTTTGAAACTAGTCGTTAAGTATATTACTTGCAttcttacatatataaatagaatttctCCATTTTCCATGCTTTTGAGgtaaattctaaaatttacCTATTTAATTGCGATAAAAGTTTGAAATTTGCCATTATTACAGAACTGTTTGGACTTTTACCATTCAGAGTTGATAAATGTAAGGCTGTActtgaagaatttattttgtaaagcAATTAATTAGCCATTCCTTATCTTAAAATGTTCTTATTGTACTATGTTAATTTTGCAATATCCTAccatgattaaataattaatttaaaggtcAAGGTggtatttgataataaataatgtgcaTGACACGTCATATGAGCATATGAGCAAATAAATGGATGcacattttaacatattttattaattaattaatgctgatgatgatgactctAAGAGACATGAGTAAATCTTTGCaggcataatatttttttttaatagtatttattattgatactaGATATTGGAAAAAGCTTAATGAAATCTATGTGATAGGTCAGAAATTTCATCCAATATCTTTATGTACATTTCAAGAATctataacaaaagaaatattgcATAGTGGCCATCACTTTAATTGTACAGTTATaacgatagatggcgctattaGTGTTAGTTcctttactttaaattaaatgaccGTCCAATCCTTGTCAAACCGTAAGTTGGCCTGACAGTGGTTTGATCTTGAGCATTGTAGCTGTGAGCAGTGCGGCagataacaaacaaacgagATAGAAAGAGATAGATGGTATTGTGTTTATTCGTCGTCGCTACGTGTAAATAACCGGCGGTATTTACGTTTGCTAACGCTTCTCGTTGCAGGCACTTCAGCTATTACTTAATTCAAATGCtgtattcattaattcattgaaTAATTGTTTCGTAGCACCGGCCTAGCGGACTCCACGATCATAGCGAGAGTAAACGGCGTCCTCTGGGACCTGGACAGGCCGCTAGAGGGCGACTGTAAGCTAGAACTGCTGCGGTGGGACAATACAGACGCGCAGGCTGTGTTCTGGCACTCTTCCGCTCACATGCTAGGCGAGGCTATGGAGAGGGTGAGACTTTgggctattaaaaaaaaaaagagaaaaagtgTGTCTATTAATTGCACACAGAAAACGGAAGTTCGAGCAAAAGCAAAAGCGAAAAAAgctttttagtttaattagtttaaacaaacacacagtgCATTATCAGTGGTGTATGAAAACATtaagatgtttttaattattactttaataacaataatctaGGATTAAGGAAAGTGAAATGTCCTAGTTTAAGTCACATAATCCTGTTTAGTCTAACtagaatgttatttaaaaagaacttTTACGCCAACATGCTTCAaagtatttactttaaatttttctgGTTAATAATTGTTCGTCATTTGAGCATTGTGTTTAAGATACTCATTTTTCTAATACTAGGAAACATACCCCCAGACACTATTCAGAGTAACTAAATACGGTTTTTCTTACTAATTATAGATATACGGTGGATGTCTCTGTTATGGACCGCCAATTGAAGAAGGCTTCTACTACGACATGTATTATCCTGAGAAAGGGGTAAGTTAGTTATGTAAAATGCACATGTTCTGTTTCATCATTTAGTAATAAAGTGGATAGGatgctataatttattttcctttttataatagtagtgtAGATAAGtgttacacatttttaaaattagaatttacttttatgtttgttaggataaattgaaaataatgtaaacattatacataaacGTTATACATATTGGgtgatttttgttattatgacatttgacagagttactttcccatttataatattaaataagtagggatttcatacaaaatattcacattAAGTTGTGATATTGTACAaatagagttactttcgcatttacaatacaatatatgtatttatatagagatatatatcatattgattataaatcaattacagATCTCGTCCACCGACTACCAAGGTGTAGAGACACTAGTCAAAAAGATAGCGAAGGAAAAGCAGCCGTTTGAACGTCTGGAACTCACCAAGGAACAGTTATTGGAGATGTTCGACTACAATCCCTTCAAAGTGAGGATCCTGAAGGAGAAGGTGGACACGCCGAAGACCACGGTCTACAGGTGTGGCCCGTTAATCGACCTGTGTAGGGGACCACATGTAAGACATACGGGGAAAGTCAAAGCTTTCAAGGTCACTAAGGTAAAATTAATGTACTTCTGACTGATGGaacttaatgatttttttttatttttatttttttttatatcatagcgggcaactgagctggtggttcgcctgatggtaagcaattaccaccgcccatgaacattcgcaaaggtaaggcctctgcgaatgcgctgcccgcttttttggggtaagggaaaaggaatggattaacgacaggaaaaaaggaatggactgcgACGGGTGacgaaaaggaaacgggcctccggctcccccactcaccgtacgaaacacagtggtatgccactatttcacgccggttttctgtgggggtgtggtacttctccggtgcgagctggcccaattcgtgccgaagcgtgctcgactcccacataagaaattgtatgaatagttgaaagtaaaatatcaaataaattagaaccaaatttaattattcctttTGTAACTAGAGCACCAgttaatagtaaatttttatgctttatatGCTAAATGGTTGAGGCTCATTGATTTGTACCTTGATCTAAAATCGAAAagtcgagaccaggcgagcatGTTAGAACTAAAAGaactaaaatagatttttcggACATGTGTCACTTTTGCCAACCCACACTTAGCCAGCATGGTacattatggcctaaaccctcatagacTTGTGTCTCTGCAATGGGAACAAATGAGTTTATTCCTCTCACTATCATCCATATCAAACGGTAACTCCAAAACATTACAGAACTCTTCCACCTACTGGGAGGGTAAAGCAGAAGCGGAGTCGCTGCAGCGCATGTACGGAGTATCCTTCCCCGATACAAAACAGCTGAAGGAGTGGGAGACCATACAGGAGGAGGCTGCCAAGAGAGACCACAGGAAGATTGGCAGAGTTggtgttatatatttcaactGTTATAGATTTTATGGGGGAaagttaaaactttaaaaaaattctttgaccacgatggactcctaaattactcgaccgattttaatcaaattcaaataaaaatttgcacaCCGTGTGcagtttgatataatatatgatgtcTAAATAGTTGgtattaattagtaataagCATTTATGACCAAGGCAATGTTTTATCTGAATTCAATTTGTATTACTATGAAAAAAacactatgtagtgatgatatTGTGCTATATTCAATAGGAACAAGAGCTTTTCTTCTTTCACGAGCTGTCGCCAGGCTCCTGCTTCTTCCAACCGCGCGGGGCGCACATTTACAACATCCTTGTGGAATTTATACGTGAACAATACaggtaaataattacaatatatattttatagctctgttgatgaaattaattcaagactatgtattatataaacatacttgATGTTTTGGCTTTGTGTCCTGTCATAAGAAAGTTAAAGATATTATCGagtaaaaatcattattattatagtattctTCTTGATTAAACCTAAAATTGTTAAGTTTCCTCTAGTGAGGGGTGATGATCTTCATTTGCTTAATCTGACGATTCTGGGGCGGGAGGTACGTtagattctaaaatgagaTGAAGTGACatcaattttctattaaacacAAAGAATCGCGTCAATCGATTGAAAACCCAGGgatttataaagtaacaaaaaaaaaaaaacaagtacaTTTGAATTCAGAACCTCCTTTCTTGAGAATATTGGTTGAAAATcatctgtaattttttttaaacaaaaatgtaccATTTCTCTATGCCTCTATATAGCTATATAGTTTGCCATAAACCTAAATTGGCTTTAGCATCTGTccacaattattttagtatttttcataatttggCCACATTACTTCCTcccaaaacaattataaaccATTAAACTCATCATCGAACCGTGAACCATTTCAGGGTACGTGGCTTCCAAGAGGTGGTCACACCGAACATGTACAACGCCAAGTTGTGGCAGACCTCCGGCCACTGGGCGCACTACGCGGAGAACATGTTTTCGTTCGACGTGGAAAAGGAAACATTCGCTCTGAAACCCATGAACTGCCCGGGGCATTGGTAAgaagaattatttttgaaaaaaagttTACAAGGTAGACAGAACTTGACCAAATTTATATGGGACTACATGGAAGGcgtcagctttcaaataaagaatcatTACAATTGAATGTACAAAAAAGCAATTGGCtgaggtaataaaataaatgtttcataaagGACAATTTTagcaatttattgaaataaactttgtaccttgcaatttttttacatgGTGTTAGTAGTACATAGAAAGGTAATGGGCTTCACTGATTCATGGATGGATGgacatttatttcatcacacatcttgaattataatttaaaattgtttcgaaacaaaatatgaattgcTGTCACTTTAATGCTTAACACAAGAAACTTACAGATATTTGACAGATACAAACGCACACATGAGTGATAGAAATGCACTGacacaaaaaatgttaaacgGAGTAGCGAAACCTCCTGAAAccagcattttatttttacttactaGGAGTGTTCCAATCGCAAACTAGCTtaagacaataatttaaatattgaaataaataatttaaatttgaatttgaatgaaCGCAGCTTGATATTCGACAACCGCGTGCGTTCGTGGCGCGAGCTGCCGCTGCGGCTGGCCGACTTCGGCGTGCTGCACCGCAACGAGCTGAGCGGCGCGCTGTCCGGCCTCACGCGCGTGCGCCGCTTCCAGCAGGACGACGCGCACATCTTCTGCAGCCCCGCGCACATCGAGCGGGAGATGGTGAGCGCACGCGCCGACACACACACgcaacacacacacgcacatacATGCActcgcacacgcacacacacgcacatacACGCActcgcacacgcacacactgGAGAAGTATAGCGAGGATCTTGAggatctctatatatatatattgaggaTCTTGAGTGCACACAGTACACAGCAAACTACCAAGGCAAGTGCACACAAAAATGCACACAAGATCATACAGAAATGTCCGCAcgttgattataaaatatataaaacacattcaaataatattgtgcacaattaacaaacatacttcAAGATGGGTATTGATTTGCCTTCAATAAAGTTATACTCGCCAGCAAACAGCGAACTGTAATATACGTAATTTTCAcacttataacatttaaatgtctCCATATTTCATTTCACAAGACCAGGTCTTTAAACCCTCATCACGAGAACTTATAAATGTCtagaaatttctatttaacatgctatattgaatatatcttATTCACAGCTCGGCTGCCTGGACTTCTTGGAGCACGTGTACACTACATTCGGTTTCAGCTTCCAACTGAAGCTGTCCACGCGGCCGGAGAAGTATCTGGGAGATCTTGAAACCTGGAATCAGGCTGAAAAGGTAGCTtctatattattgatttacatttatacccgtaatttatactaatattataaagctgtagagtttgtttgtttgtttgtttgaacacactaatctaaggaactactggttttttcatacccctaaatgataagagtcaagcagaacagcgtttgccgcgTCATCtggtattaatatatatatttaaagttaaccaccaatattataaaagtgaaagttagtttgtttcgatgtttgtccgtcaatcacactgaaactactgaacggattttgatgcaatttggtatacagacaggttATGATCTGACTTAGGTGATACGATACTTTTTCTCAAttaaatgagataaaaaaggaatcttgatatccgggcggagccaggacgagcgtctagttatatataaattgcagGCTCTCGAAGAGTCGCTTAACCGTTTCGGAAAGCCGTGGCAGCTGAACCCGGGCGATGGTGCCTTCTACGGGCCCAAGATTGACATCACCATACAGGACGCGCTGCGCCGCTCGCACCAGTGCGCCACCATACAGCTCGACTTCCAGCTGCCGGAGCGGTTCAATCTCTCCTACGTCAGGTGCGTGTGTGATGCGAGACTTGAAGGGAaaagggggggggggggataCCTCGGATGTGTATgtaaattcaatgaaatgtaatttcaCCCCCAATTTAGTGGTAAAATCACACCACGGAAGTCATAATCCTTGGAAGCGTAGtattttgcaattattttatttgtgaaatgaaatgaaatgattggATGATGTCACTTCCTCTGTCTGTCTCTATGTCCCTGTGAGgacttagatctttaaaactacacaacgggttttgatggttttttttttaatatacagggtgattcaagaggatggtttatgtatataataactatatagaAAATGACACCGAATTtagcgcgtgcgaagccgcggacaaaacTAATTAACCAGAcatgattgtattttaaatttcacattttttctAAAAGTAACACAGACGTGGGTGAACcaatatattgtgtatatatataaaaaaaaaaaataataaaaccctCAGCGAAACGGGCGAAAAGAAGCGTCCGGTGATCATCCACCGCGCGGTGCTCGGCTCGGTGGAGCGGATGATCGCGATCCTCAGCGAGTCGTACGCGGGCAAGTGGCCGTTCTGGCTCAGCCCGCGGCAAGTGTGCGTCGTGCCCGTCGGGCCCGCCTTCGACGACTACGCGCTGCAGGTGAGCGTTTGGGAACCGTCTCGCAGCTTCTAGAAGCTTCTAGAATTGGTTTGGGCTTGTAGTGTAGCGTATCCAGCCTTCGACGACTACGCGCTGCAGGTGAGCGTTCGGGAACCGTCTCGCAGCTTCTAGAAGCTTCTAGAATTAGTTTGGGCTTGTAGTATAGTGTAGCGTATCCAGCCTTCCACGACTACGCGCTGCA
The Zerene cesonia ecotype Mississippi chromosome 14, Zerene_cesonia_1.1, whole genome shotgun sequence DNA segment above includes these coding regions:
- the LOC119831593 gene encoding threonine--tRNA ligase 1, cytoplasmic isoform X2, whose amino-acid sequence is MGDPVVAGVENIKINDKSKAKAMKEKKKKEEAGTGVSELNPWPEYIQKRLDLWDKYKAQYDEELASKPDVSVVVTLPDGKTVEAKAWKTTPYDVAKGISTGLADSTIIARVNGVLWDLDRPLEGDCKLELLRWDNTDAQAVFWHSSAHMLGEAMERIYGGCLCYGPPIEEGFYYDMYYPEKGISSTDYQGVETLVKKIAKEKQPFERLELTKEQLLEMFDYNPFKVRILKEKVDTPKTTVYRCGPLIDLCRGPHVRHTGKVKAFKVTKNSSTYWEGKAEAESLQRMYGVSFPDTKQLKEWETIQEEAAKRDHRKIGREQELFFFHELSPGSCFFQPRGAHIYNILVEFIREQYRVRGFQEVVTPNMYNAKLWQTSGHWAHYAENMFSFDVEKETFALKPMNCPGHCLIFDNRVRSWRELPLRLADFGVLHRNELSGALSGLTRVRRFQQDDAHIFCSPAHIEREMLGCLDFLEHVYTTFGFSFQLKLSTRPEKYLGDLETWNQAEKALEESLNRFGKPWQLNPGDGAFYGPKIDITIQDALRRSHQCATIQLDFQLPERFNLSYVSETGEKKRPVIIHRAVLGSVERMIAILSESYAGKWPFWLSPRQVCVVPVGPAFDDYALQVNERLRAAKFMSEADTDAGDTLNKKVRNAQLAQFNYILVVGEREKTSGTVNVRTRDNKVHGEMSIDGLIEHLDKLVQEKTLSDDTDTLK
- the LOC119831593 gene encoding threonine--tRNA ligase 1, cytoplasmic isoform X1 produces the protein MLSIISFRRAFVVRFKGGYATWSKAKAMKEKKKKEEAGTGVSELNPWPEYIQKRLDLWDKYKAQYDEELASKPDVSVVVTLPDGKTVEAKAWKTTPYDVAKGISTGLADSTIIARVNGVLWDLDRPLEGDCKLELLRWDNTDAQAVFWHSSAHMLGEAMERIYGGCLCYGPPIEEGFYYDMYYPEKGISSTDYQGVETLVKKIAKEKQPFERLELTKEQLLEMFDYNPFKVRILKEKVDTPKTTVYRCGPLIDLCRGPHVRHTGKVKAFKVTKNSSTYWEGKAEAESLQRMYGVSFPDTKQLKEWETIQEEAAKRDHRKIGREQELFFFHELSPGSCFFQPRGAHIYNILVEFIREQYRVRGFQEVVTPNMYNAKLWQTSGHWAHYAENMFSFDVEKETFALKPMNCPGHCLIFDNRVRSWRELPLRLADFGVLHRNELSGALSGLTRVRRFQQDDAHIFCSPAHIEREMLGCLDFLEHVYTTFGFSFQLKLSTRPEKYLGDLETWNQAEKALEESLNRFGKPWQLNPGDGAFYGPKIDITIQDALRRSHQCATIQLDFQLPERFNLSYVSETGEKKRPVIIHRAVLGSVERMIAILSESYAGKWPFWLSPRQVCVVPVGPAFDDYALQVNERLRAAKFMSEADTDAGDTLNKKVRNAQLAQFNYILVVGEREKTSGTVNVRTRDNKVHGEMSIDGLIEHLDKLVQEKTLSDDTDTLK